In Asterias amurensis chromosome 4, ASM3211899v1, one genomic interval encodes:
- the LOC139936682 gene encoding uncharacterized protein yields the protein MNDIVSDAQSFLETLQRASGKDVDQWDKEALQRAVEWAKYFEQVHQKLLNRPHKIQKLNRGLYLIGHLPGAALSQLEVTFEALGQSVRLLFQILLQNPYLSSSLHKEVIRQYSLLGQGVTSAVDASTPQNETGGPENPASNIFITDITRFAKEKATRLCLLQMREKLTKALAHELNIEGKDVHQVDLETNALLLRNHLMHHMTDSQSKQKTMEYLNKHLQYVASQTKGLEIIGSILGLPGAESEAESAALKRCEEYVFNWMMENRVKSSVDDNMENG from the exons ATGAATGACATTGTCAGTGATGCTCAGTCATTTCTTGAGACACTGCAGAGGGCCTCTGGAAAGGACGTTGACCAGTGGGACAAAGAGGCTTTACAGCGGGCTGTTGAGTGGGCAAAGTATTTTGAACAG GTTCACCAGAAGCTTTTGAACAGACCTCACAAAATCCAAAAGCTCAATAGAGGGCTCTATCTGATTGGTCACCTTCCAGGAGCAGCTCTCAGCCAATTGGAGGTCACCTTTGAAGCTCTTGGCCAATCAGTAAGGCTGTTATTCCAG ATATTACTTCAGAACCCTTACCTCAGCTCTAGCTTACATAAGGAAGTGATAAGGCAGTACAGTCTACTAGGCCAAGGAGTTACTTCCGCAGTCGATGCAAGCACGCCTCAAAATGAAACAGGCGGCCCTGAGAATCCAGCGAGCAATATATTCATAACG GACATAACAAGATTTGCCAAAGAAAAAGCAACACGATTGTGCCTACTGCAGATGAGAGAGAAACTAACCAAGGCACTTGCACATGAGCTGAACATAGAAG GAAAAGATGTTCATCAAGTTGACCTGGAGACCAATGCCCTGCTTCTACGTAACCACCTGATGCATCACATGACTGATAGTCAATCTAAACAGAA gACCATGGAGTATCTAAACAAACACTTGCAGTATGTAGCCAGTCAGACCAAAGGCCTG GAAATAATCGGGTCCATCTTAGGTTTACCTGGAGCCGAAAGTGAGGCAGAATCTGCTGCCCTGAAGCGATGCGAGGAATACGTCTTCAATTGGATGATGGAGAACAGAGTAAAATCATCAGTCGATGACAATATGGAAAATGGATGA
- the LOC139936584 gene encoding uncharacterized protein — MAKFLLISALVLLNLTSLSLATTAALVTMGSTAGSETTAVLQTTAGSQTTAGSQTNAGSQTTAGSETTAILETTAVLQTTAGSQTTAGSQTTAGSQTTAGSQTNAGSQTTAVSQTNAGSQTNTGSQTTAGSETTAILETTAVLQTTAGSQTTPVSQTNAGSQTTAGSQTTAGSQTNAGSQTTAGSQTNAGSQTTAGSPTNAGSQTTAGSQTNAGSQTTAGTQTNAGSQTTAGSQSNTASQTNAGSQTNAGSQTTAGVQTNAGSQTTAGSQTNTGSQTTAGSQTNAGSQTTAASQTNAGSQTTAGSQTNTGSQTTAGSQTNAGSQTTAGSQTNAGSQTTAGSQTNAGSQTTAGSQTNAGSQTTAGSQTNAGSQTTAGSQTNAGSQTTAGSQTNAGSQTTAGSQTNAGSQTTAGSQTNAGSQTTAGSQTNAGSQTTAGSQTTAGSPTNAGSQTTAGSPTNAGSQTTAGSQSTAVQDNTVTSGANDTVTSSTDDTMTDDSNTTSSSQTTAAADTGLSAGAIAGIAVGSFVGACLILGVVGGCVFKCKNKQKVEDIEMANSKMEFEEKTKSKDKETLIKE, encoded by the coding sequence ATGGCCAAGTTTCTATTGATATCAGCACTGGTGCTTCTAAACTTGACCAGTCTTTCTTTGGCAACAACAGCAGCACTTGTTACAATGGGATCTACAGCTGGCTCAGAAACTACAGCAGTTTTACAAACTACTGCAGGCTCACAAACTACTGCAGGCTCACAAACCAATGCAGGCTCACAGACTACTGCAGGCTCTGAAACTACAGCAATCTTAGAAACTACAGCAGTTTTACAAACTACTGCAGGCTCACAAACTACTGCAGGCTCACAAACTACTGCAGGCTCACAAACTACTGCAGGCTCACAAACCAACGCAGGCTCACAAACTACTGCAGTCTCACAAACCAACGCAGGCTCACAAACCAACACAGGCTCACAGACTACTGCAGGCTCTGAAACTACAGCAATCTTAGAAACTACAGCAGTTTTACAAACTACTGCAGGCTCACAAACTACTCCAGTCTCACAAACTAACGCAGGCTCACAAACTACTGCAGGCTCACAAACTACTGCAGGCTCACAAACCAACGCAGGCTCACAGACTACTGCAGGCTCACAAACCAACGCAGGCTCACAGACTACTGCAGGCTCACCAACCAACGCAGGCTCACAAACTACTGCAGGCTCACAAACCAACGCAGGCTCGCAGACTACTGCAGGCACACAAACCAACGCAGGCTCACAAACTACTGCAGGCTCACAATCTAACACGGCCTCACAAACTAATGCAGGCTCACAAACCAACGCAGGCTCGCAGACTACTGCAGGCGTACAAACCAACGCAGGCTCGCAGACTACTGCAGGCTCACAAACCAACACAGGCTCACAAACTACTGCAGGCTCACAAACCAACGCAGGCTCACAGACTACTGCAGCCTCACAAACCAACGCAGGCTCGCAGACTACTGCAGGCTCACAAACCAACACAGGCTCACAAACTACTGCAGGCTCACAAACCAACGCAGGCTCACAGACTACTGCAGGCTCACAAACCAATGCAGGCTCACAAACTACTGCAGGCTCACAAACCAACGCAGGCTCACAAACTACTGCAGGCTCACAAACCAACGCAGGCTCACAGACTACTGCAGGCTCACAAACCAACGCAGGCTCACAAACTACTGCAGGCTCACAAACCAACGCAGGCTCACAAACTACTGCAGGCTCACAAACCAACGCAGGCTCACAGACTACTGCAGGTTCACAAACCAACGCAGGCTCACAAACTACTGCAGGCTCACAAACCAACGCAGGCTCACAGACTACTGCAGGCTCACAAACCAACGCAGGCTCACAAACTACTGCAGGCTCACAAACTACTGCAGGCTCACCAACCAACGCAGGCTCACAGACTACTGCAGGCTCACCAACCAACGCAGGCTCACAGACTACTGCAGGCTCACAAAGCACAGCCGTGCAAGATAATACAGTTACATCAGGAGCGAATGACACTGTCACATCCAGCACTGATGACACCATGACAGACGACAGCAATACAACCTCATCGTCACAAACGACAGCTGCAGCGGACACAGGTCTCTCTGCAGGTGCCATTGCGGGCATCGCTGTAGGAAGCTTTGTAGGTGCTTGTCTAATTCTAGGCGTCGTCGGTGGGTGTGTCTTCAAATGCAAGAACAAACAGAAAGTGGAGGATATCGAGATGGCTAATAGCAAGATGGAATtcgaggaaaaaacaaaaagcaaagacAAAGAGACTTTGATCAAAGAGTAA
- the LOC139936683 gene encoding neuronal membrane glycoprotein M6-a-like — translation MGCCGSARYIPYGSIVASILVYLGAGLFCGSCLTALNSTEEMFALTGIAKLATPIIDYLKLTVYVLTPVMVFFALLYVLFGYLSTKQSKIQVYDNRSVCCGGMGCTSLALYVAYIVTFIWLVVGGASAIPVIFTYMVSQYTMTLSTPINGTVCVSLEQYGFVNLPSDTNNTDICGVNLKTFGERAGEAFLMFVLQLGGCLLIILGLIHFMMCLSANWGHLKDGLKRQDYETRRRLEEEELNEMGPSSVARGPRAKVYDSNMSQHSYNPNLPPIGGFGEPARHPSQPTMSTERLVNDYY, via the exons GTTGTTGTGGGTCAGCAAGGTATATTCCTTATGGGTCAATAGTGGCCTCTATTCTGGTGTATCTTGGAGCTGGTTTATTCTGTGGATCGTGTCTCACGGCACTCAACAGCACTGAAGAGATGTTTGCTTTGACGGGTATCGCTAAACTTGCCACACCCAT AATTGACTACCTTAAACTGACTGTCTACGTGTTAACACCAGTAATGGTTTTCTTTGCGTTGCTGTACGTTTTGTTTGGCTACCTATCGACCAAACAAAGTAAAATTCAAGTTTACGACAACAGGAGCGTGTGCTGCGGAGGAATGGGCTGTACCAGCCTG GCTCTTTATGTTGCGTACATCGTGACTTTCATATGGCTTGTTGTAGGTGGTGCATCTGCCATACCAGTTATCTTTACTTACATGGTCAGCCAGTACACAATGACATTGAGTACCCCTATTAATGGCACTGTCTGCGTGAGTTTGGAACAGTACG GCTTTGTGAATTTACCAAGTGATACAAACAACACAGATATCTGCGGAGTTAATTTAAAAACCTTTGGAGAAAGA GCTGGTGAGGCTTTCCTGATGTTCGTCTTACAGCTTGGAGGATGTTTGCTGATCATACTAGGATTG ATTCACTTCATGATGTGTCTGAGTGCCAACTGGGGTCACCTGAAAGACGGTCTCAAGAGACAAGACTATGAGACCCGAAGACGGCTTGAGGAGGAGGAACTTAATGAAATGGGTCCAAGCTCAGTAGCGAGGGGGCCCCGCGCTAAGGTCTACGACTCCAACATGTCCCAGCATTCCTACAATCCCAACTTGCCCCCTATCGGTGGGTTTGGGGAGCCTGCCAGGCACCCCTCACAGCCAACGATGTCAACAGAGCGGCTGGTGAACGATTATTACTAA